In the genome of Candoia aspera isolate rCanAsp1 chromosome 1, rCanAsp1.hap2, whole genome shotgun sequence, one region contains:
- the BCLAF1 gene encoding bcl-2-associated transcription factor 1 isoform X2, whose amino-acid sequence MGRSNTRSHSSRSKTRSQSSSRSRSRSHSRKKRYSSRSRSRTYSRSRSRDRVYNRDYRRDYRNNRGMRRPYGYRGRGRGYYPGGGGRYHRGGYRPVWNRRHSRSPRRGRSRSRSPKRRSVSSQRSRSRSRRSYRSSRSPRSSSSRSSSPYSKSPVSSKKRGSSEKQPKKTESTALQDSPLKSKSQEEEKSTFEHDPSETLDDFNKSAAASADIWPGLSAYDNSPRSPHSPSIASPPSQSSSCSDAHLLSTVHSAKGTPQHSHSIQHSPERSGSGSLGNGSSRYSPSQNSPLHHIPSRRSPAKAVASQNAAREETRMRSFYPEAGEQESAKGGKFLKRYTDEESRVYLLDRSNTREKDAQKDRGSEKGRTEGEREWEDQEALEYYMDKESGKQKFNDSEGEDTEETEDYRQFRKSVLADQGKSFAASHRNVEEEGSKYKSKISMKANREGEGFREDKGYKLKETTSYIVERPSLVKDKHKEDEKISERMLKKEMQSPEQVKSEKLKELFDYSPPLHKNLDMREKSIFREESPLRIKMIASDSHRPEVKLKMAPVPLDDSNRPASLTKDRLLASTLVHSVKKEQEFRSIFDHIKLPQASKSTSESFIQHIVSLVHHVKEQYFKSAGMTLSERFTAYQKATEEHSTRQKSPEIHRRIDISPSALRKHTRLSGEERAFKEEAQKGDKKLKCDSADLRHNIDRRRKERSKERGDSKGSRESSGSRKQEKIPKDYKDYKTFKDDSSREEKDCKKEREEELKPHHEQKEYPGFTGVGRPRGTFFRIRGRGRARGVFAGTNTGPSNSNTTFQKRPKEEEWDPEYTPKSKKYFLHDDRDDGVDYWAKRGRGRGTFQRGRGRFNFKKSGSSPKWTHDKYQGDGLVEDEEETMENEDKERRKEEKE is encoded by the exons ATGGGTCGCTCTAACACTAGATCCCATTCTTCAAGATCAAAGACTAGATCTCAGTCCAGTTcaagatccagatccagatcgcATTCTAGAAAAAAGCGATACAG TTCTAGGTCTCGGTCTAGAACGTACTCACGGTCTCGCAGTAGAGATCGCGTTTATAATAGAGATTACCGCAGGGATTACAGAAATAATAGAGGAATGAGACGTCCTTATGGCTATAGAGGAAGAGGTAGAGGATATTATCCAGGAGGTGGAGGCAGATACCACCGTGGAGGTTACAGGCCTGTCTGGAATAGAAGGCATTCTCGAAGCCCAAGACGAGGCCGCTCACGTTCCAGGAGCCCAAAAAGGCGTTCAGTCTCTTCTCAAAGATCTCGGAGCAGATCTCGTAGATCCTACAGATCTTCTAGATCTCCAAGATCCTCTTCATCTCGGTCTTCATCTCCATATAGCAAATCTCCAGTCTCTTCCAAAAAACGTGGTTCATCAGAAAAGCAGCCGAAGAAAACTGAGTCAACTGCTTTGCAGGACAGCCCATTAAAAAGTAAATcacaagaggaagagaaaagtacATTTGAACATGACCCTTCTGAGACTTTAGATGATTTTAATAAATCAGCAGCAGCTTCAGCTGATATTTGGCCTGGTCTTTCTGCGTATGATAACAGTCCACGGTCGCCTCATAGCCCTTCTATTGCCTCTCCACCTAGTCAGAGTTCTTCATGCTCTGATGCTCACTTGCTCAGCACAGTCCACTCAGCAAAAGGCACACCTCAGCATTCACATTCCATTCAGCATAGCCCTGAAAGATCTGGGTCTGGTTCCCTTGGAAATGGTTCCAGTCGCTATAGCCCTTCTCAGAATAGCCCATTACATCACATTCCTTCAAGAAGAAGCCCTGCAAAAGCAGTTGCATCACAGAATGCTGCACGTGAGGAGACCCGCATGCGTTCCTTTTATCCAGAGGCTGGGGAACAGGAAAGTGCAAAAGGAGGAAAGTTTCTGAAGAG GTATACAGATGAAGAATCTAGGGTATACCTGCTTGATAGGAGTAACACTAGAGAAAAAGATGCTCAGAAAGATAGAGGATCAGAAAAGGGGaggacagagggagagagagagtgggaAGACCAGGAAGCTTTGGAATATTATATGGATAAAGAGTCTGGAAAACAAAAATTTAATGATTCAGAAGGGGAAGacacagaagaaactgaagattaTAGACAGTTCAGAAAGTCTGTTCTGGCAGATCAGGGTAAGAGCTTTGCTGCATCTCACCGGAATGTTGAGGAGGAAGGCTCCAAGTACAAATCTAAAATCTCTATGAAGGCAAATAGAGAAGGTGAGGGATTTAGAGAAGATAAGGGTTATAAACTTAAAGAGACAACTAGCTACATAGTTGAAAGACCTAGTCTAGTAAAAGATAAGCACAAGGAAGACGAGAAAATCTCTGAAAGAATGTTGAAGAAAGAGATGCAATCACCTGAACAGGTAAAGTCTGAAAAGCTCAAAGAACTCTTTGATTATAGTCCTCCTCTACACAAGAATCTGGATATGAGAGAGAAATCTATCTTCAGAGAGGAGAGCCCACTTAGGATCAAAATGATAGCCAGTGACTCTCATCGACCTGAAGTTAAGCTTAAAATGGCACCTGTGCCACTTGATGATTCAAACAG ACCTGCTTCCTTGACTAAAGACAGGCTGCTTGCTAGTACACTTGTCCATTCAGTCAAGAAGGAGCAAGAGTTCCGATCCATCTTTGACCACATAAAGCTACCACAAGCCAGCAAAAGCACATCAGAGTCATTTATTCAGCACATTGTATCCTTAGTTCATCATGTAAAAG AACAATATTTCAAATCAGCTGGAATGACCCTAAGTGAGAGGTTCACTGCTTATCAGAAGGCTACTGAAGAACATAGCACCCGGCAAAAGAGTCCTGAAATACACAG GAGGATTGACATCTCTCCCAGTGCCCTGAGGAAGCATACCCGTTTATCAGGAGAAGAGAGAGCCTTTAAAGAAGAAGCTCAGAAA GgggataaaaaattaaagtgTGATTCTGCTGATCTTCGACATAACATCGATCGTCGTAGAAAAGAGCGAAGTAAAGAACGAGGAGATTCTAAAGGTTCCAGGGAATCCAGTGGGtcaagaaagcaagagaaaattcCAAAAGATTACAAGGATTATAAAACTTTCAAAGATgatag TTCCCGAGAAGAAAAGgactgcaagaaagaaagagaagaagaacttAAACCCCATCATGAGCAGAAAGAATATCCAGGTTTTACAGGAGTTGGAAGACCCAGAGGCACATTT TTTCGAATTAGGGGCAGAGGAAGAGCCAGAGGCGTGTTTGCTGGAACAAATACTGGTCCTAGCAATTCAAACACTACTTTTCAAAAGAGACCAAAAGAGGAAGAATGGGATCCTGAATATACTCCAAAAAGCAAGAAATACTTCTTG CATGATGACAGAGATGATGGTGTTGATTACTGGGCTAAAAGAGGAAGAGGCCGTGGCACTTTCCAGCGTGGCAGAGGAAGATTCAACTTCAAAAAATCAGGTAGCAGTCCAAAATGGACACATGATAAATACCAAGGGGATGGGCTTgtagaagatgaagaagaaacaaTGGAAAATGAAGACAAGGAGAGACGTAAAGAAGAAAAG GAATAA